A region of the Mytilus galloprovincialis chromosome 1, xbMytGall1.hap1.1, whole genome shotgun sequence genome:
AACTGATTAAAATGATGCATCCACATGTACAATAAAAACAACATGGTGGATGtcagcaattataggcaaccataataccttcaacaatgaaaaaaattatgtcaTGGCATAGTCAGCTGTTTAATAcctaacatgaaaaatatgagacaattaacagaggcggatttaggggacccccccccctttttgggaaaaaaattgttgCTTACATtgtatatagggaatcactgaagcatgactggaacaggccccctcttaggtcagtcagtggacccccacttataaaaatttctggatGCGCCACTGATTCAATTATGAAGACTATAGTCAGACTAATTTATAaccaataaattgataaaaaacctatatgacagacatgaaccaacagcAACCACTGAACTTGACTGAACAgtctcctgacttaggacaggcacattaAGAATGCTGATGGGTTAAAGAGTTTGTGAGTGCTCAATTCCCCTAACAGCTAGGACTGTGCATTAATGTGAAAGAAACTAGTAAATCAGTTGATTTTCTTTCCTTGCCATGCTGGTTTCCATGTCAAATGGTGGAATTGAAGAGAATAGTTTACCATTTGTTTATTCTGTAATTTTAAATTGAACTGATGGAAACCTGAAGAGAATGATGTACAATTTGTTTTGCATGGAAATATCAGAGAAGActgttgattgttttattttcattggtaaGCAATTTTTGAGATCAGTACATGATATATTTAAACTAGTgtcaaatattacaaaaatattttgtagatACAGAAGTGCTGTCTACTTGATTAAGGACTGCTTACTAAATTGTTAATTACAATCAGCTTGTTTGTTATTTATGTCAACTGTTTGTAATTCTTTGTTATTAAGCAGCTCCTATAAACACTTCATAAAATTGGAATGGCTCCATGTGTGGCAAATGTTTGATAAATTTGGTAAAGTATAAATAGTATAATAAACAACAACCATGCATAATTACAGCTATTTCATGTACTGATGTCAGAGGTCTTCCAGATTTGTGTTAATTTCATTatacttcttctttttcttttaattaaaagtatactagttcagtgataatgaacaacATACAAAACTCCAAATTATGCactagaaactaaaattaaaaataatacaagactaacaaatgccagaggctatttacttgggacaggcgctaaAATGCAGcatgggttaaacatgttgatgagatgtcatatatacatgtacatgtatatatatatatatatatatctatcaataagatttttattgaaaataatattaatattaaacatgttagatTAACTACTTTACACTTTACCCACAAGTTTTAATATAGATTTAAAATATAAACCTACTAAATacactatatacatgtacttaatatacacaaattataatttattatatacatgtattaatttacTTTACCCTCAGTCTATACACACACCTTatacttttttaaacatttttttgcaatacaatatatgtatatacacaAGTTATACTACTTCTTTTGTCTTCAGAAGAAGCATTATATATCAGTGCtctttaaatcaaatatttattgctGTTACTAaggaagtttttatttttctcaatttttaacatgtacaaaaaaaatgtataatacaaATCACTGCtataatttcattttcaacagGCATGCTTCACGTAGGCCTTGGTGAGACCCAACTGAATAATCTGTTGGCCTCAGTGAATCTTCACTATTTGAGCGTATCTGGGTTAAAGACGAGAGAAGAAGAAGTTGGAGCAGCATTGGAGTCATATGCTGAAGAATCCATGACAAAATATCTAAATATGGAGTCTAATTTACAGGAAAATACTCACGGTTTGTTGTAACTTAGGGATGTTAGAAATGATAGGTCacaatatggccttcaacaatgagcaaagcccataccacataatcAGGTAAAGACGCcttgaaatgaaaatgtaaaaacaattcaaacaagaacagTGGGacatctagaaattttcataagtggggggcCCACTAACAACATTTACCAGAAAAAGGGGGCCTAGGCCCCCCACTTAGTCCGCCTCTGATGAAAACTaccagcctaatttatgtacaaaaaacgaaaataaatatgtaacacctAAACTAACAACAATCACTGAATGTACGGCTCCTAatatgggacaggcacatacatacagaatgtggctggtTTTATTATGTTACAaacgggatcccaaccatcccctaatctgggacagcgacagtggtataacattacAATACAAGAAcaagtggtgtaacagtacaatataagaatgaattataaaaatcagttgtaaaagccttaactcatcagattgttaaaaatacaaatatatatttacattgtctgaaatataaaatttatttgtactctCTACAAAAGCTGGAAAAGCTGAACAAGTCTCACCGTTTCTCCAGTTTATAAAGCTCATACAAgtaaaataattcatatttttttctcataatgTACGAGTAAATATTGTATATACCTTGGGATGACTTTGCTATTCTGTGAAATTTTTTGTATACAtgttctttttgttattttatcaaaagatTCTGATGACAATGAAGAAAACAAAGGGATTGCAGTATCCACTGATACCTGTTGGCAGAAAAAAGGCTCCGGGAAATCCTATAACAGTTTGTCTGGTATAGTAACACAAATTAACACTATATATATTAGTATTTGTTATGTCAgtgtatgtttaaaaaattgaagaatattatTTTTAAGTATCAATTGATGTTCAACTCAAATAATAAGTTTAACACAAATTTTTAGTCATGCTTAGAGATAGTAATTTGATGATTGGTATGTAGTCTTATCGtaacaagttacagatcaagttcagtTTTTGTTTGATCTAATGATTTTGTAAAGAGTTATGGTCCTTGCAATTATGAAATTCACTCACTTAATCAGTTTTCCTCATCTTTTCTTCTTGCTTgaagatatttatttgaaaattggtatatagttttatcgtGACAAGTTAAATATCAAGTTTGAACTGAGTTCCAGGCTGATTATTTTGTTATGGTCTttggacataaaaaaaatcactaataATAAATGTTCAAAAAATTTTTGTTTATCAGTTTTGAATACAATAATAACTTGATATTTGTTGTATAGTTTACACAATGACAAGTTATAGTTCTGGTTAACATTTTATTGTAGTACAATGTAATTTCAATCTGTATGGGGACTATGTATTGCAAGGAAAtgctcacagaatgcttgttattATCCTATTGATAACATGCACAAAAcatatcatgtttatatacaAACAACATTAAATCTTTTGATATGTTACGCATGTTTTAGGATGTGCATCACTGATTGGACAGAAGACCGGGAAGGTAttgaatgtaaaaataaaatccaaaaaTTGCAGAACATGTGATGTTGCAAAAAGAAAAGGTATAGTTCCAAAAAACCACAAATGCAGCAAAAATCATACAGGCTCATCTAAAGGCATGGAGCCAGCTTTAGTGGTTGACATGATAAGAGATGTAATAGATAAGGGTGTCAATATAAAAGAAATTGCTGGTGATGATGACACGACAGGTTTCCAAAGGGcacaaaatgttcttaaaataaaACTTAAGAAAAGATCAGacaaaaaccatataaagaaaaacatttcaaaacagtTGTATGCCATAAAAAAGAATTACAAAGAGTTGTCACAAAGGGTCATCAACTACATCATGCAGAATTTTTCATACATGGttgcacaaaataaaaaaaacacagaagGTGTAACAACTGGCTTGAAAGCCATGGTAGGACACATTTTTGGTGACCATAGCTTTTGTAACACCAAGTGGTGTGTCTTCCTCGAAAACCCATTGGCAAAATTCAGTAAGTTACCATACGGCAAACCACTTCAAAATCCAGAGCTGAAGAAGGAACTTGAtagaatttttattaaaaaattatcaattcaagCAGAAAAACTTGCAAATCTTGCTAGCACTCAAACAAATGAAAACCTCAACCAAATTTTAGCAACAAAAGCACCTAAATATAAACATTACTCTTCATCTAACAGTCTGAGTTACAGGTTCAGTGCAACAGTGGCACAGAAAAATGAAGGCCACAGATATGTGCATGAGGTAATTAAATAAACTATTTAGAACAACatcttttattctttattaaattTTTCTAAAGTTGTATCCAGACTTTGACAGAACCACAAAATCACATCCACATAAACATGGTAAACCTACGGTTTTAGAAATTACAGAACATTGATACCcatcaaaataaatgaatcctcaatattattatagtttaataatatttatgtaGAGTCAGCAAGGTAtacaaacagagacatatatCGTCTTCAAATTTTAGTCATAACATTTCAGTCGGTGAGTGCGtacaatattaaaattaaagCTGAAAATGGCACATGTTTACAGTTGTAATTATTaaggtacctaacactacaggaagataactctgtaaagtcatctaaatgtttaaaaaaaaaaatttctgataTGCATTTAACAGGTTCATGAATCAATGGGGCTCTCACCAGGCAATTTTACCATAAAGCGTGCTACCTTAATGgataaaatcagaaaaaaatacagtAAACTACAGAAGACGAGgaaatataaaaggagaagaaTTGAGCTAAAGTCAGAGAAAAGTAACAGTAATGGTATAGCAGAAGTTCTAGAGGGAACAACTTATGAAAGCAATATTGGTACATGCATCTTCTTTctgtttttaaatatcatgttTGACACAATTACAATCACAGGAGAATGCCACTTTTAATTTAAAGGTCACCTTGCTGGATGCAATGGTGAGGTGATACCGTCACTTTGCATTCATGGTCATTTTTTATTAATTCACTTCTCACAATCAGTTTTTCCTTTGAAAAGAAACTCATGCCTTACATTTCAacatgttttaaatcaaattttctcATTCATGTCACAGTTAATGCAAATAAGCTCTAGCAAACTCCTGAAAGCTTCTGGTTATAAGCCAAATATAATTCTAATACAACATCATTTGTAACAAATATATAACAGtttataattgccaatgagacaactttccacaagttACAAAATGACATAGAATATCTCTTTCTTTAACTATTATCCTCATTAGCACAATTAACTAACAGAAATAAACCAAATGTTTAGCAATAATCAAATAACAAgaataattatcatgatttagagtaatttctcacAATTTGATTACCTGATATTGTCCttataaatttcagtacaattttctATTacataaattggagttatctcccttataccattgagattatgaaaaaaaacaagaaaaattagTGGCTTCAAATTCCTAATACTtaaagattaaattaaatatattttgttagtaTTGTCCAAATAATTGaatatgaatataataatatgtaatataacaaaatcaggagaAATTCGTTACAcatgtgcaattgtcctaatatggaatttattttgtgaataaaattcatatcagGTTTTGCATTGCCTCAATgaatatgaattttattcacccgaTAAATTCTTGTAATAGGACAATTACACAATGTGTAACTAATACTATTTTGTAGACATTGAGGATGATATAACTGACCAACTAGAAGAAATTCCAACTTGGAAACAGATTACAGCTGAAGAAAACTTTCCAATTATAGTATTTGATCTTGAAACTACAGGCTTGTGTAAGTATTCCTATAGAGAAATTTATGTGTTTCTAAGacataatcaatcaaaatttatTAGTGTAAACAGCTTcattttaacatgtaattacattTCTTAAAAATGTATGCTTTTGCTGGctaacaaaaatcacaaaaaattccaaaatatctttcttttcttcaaaaaaatacaacattcataaatgTGTGTGCTTCCTATGACAATGTCACAATGATGCATGGGAAAAGAACGAAATCGGGATATTATACTCATTGGGTGGTAGCTTAATATTATAATTACAagattgaatgcttcttttttgtgATAGTATTGGGTATATTctcataataaaatattctaattATTAATTGATTCCCCAATGAATACTAAATGTGCCTAAGTCATTGCTATTACACGACAATAAAACTCTGATATATACAGAACCGTCCTTGGCATTTTCAGTTGTTCGTGTTTTGAAgttatcataatgattataaaataagaagatgtagtatggtTTCCAAATGAGACAATCCTCTACCAGAGACTAAATAGCAAAGGGGTGGTTATCTATATAGGTTACCGTAtagcctttgacaatgagcaatactcataccacatagtcaggtATGGAAGGCCACAAAATGACAAAACCAGAAAAAAACTATCcacctgatttatgtacaaaacaattacagAAATACAgagcttattatttttttttttttttattaaattaacattttatttcataaattaaataacaaatttgTTTACCAGATGTTCCGAAGTTGTCCATTGATGATGTGGTATATAAGTGTTTCTTGTCAATCATTTTTTGTTTATCCGTTTATATGGTTTAACAATAGTAATATTTTGGGACCCTTTCTAGCTTGTAGTTGGATGTGagctaattatatatataagggtCCATATTAAAGgacgtactttgatctataatagtttacttttataagttgtgacttggatgaacagttcactcatacctcatcttcttatatcttttgagTTTGATTAACagatcattttaaaaatttcagcTCGTCAGTCAGATATTGTACAAATAGCAGCTGTTACTGAAAATGAAACTTTCTCAGCCTATGTTATGCCATCGAAGAAGATAACACCACAGGCATCTGATATAACGAAACTTGCATTCTTTGATGGGCAAATGTACTATGATGAAGTTCCTGTGGAAAGTTCACCACCATTTGAAGTGTTTACTAATCTTATTGcttttttgtccaagtttcctttTAAACCAACACTTGTTGGACACAATATAAAAACGTTTGACTGCCATATACTGTATAATCAGTTGAATAAATTAAAGATGTGGGATGAATTTTGCCTATATTTTAATGGGTTTATTGACACAAGAATGTTGTTTAGGAGTGAATATCCAGGTCGTCAAAGTTACAAGCAGTGTGATTTAGTGTCAGATTTTTTAGGGGAAAGCTATGATGCACATAATGCTTTGTATGACTGTAAATCTTTATTTAAACTGGTGCAATTACATGGAAATTTAGCTTCTCATTTCTGTAAGCATACATTTGATGGAATGTACCCAAAATATTGCCAAAATGACTTATCTTTTAAAGCTCTTGTTGAAAATAAAGTAATGTCAAAACAATTAGCCAAAAAGGCAGCTTCAACTGGGTTGTGCAAGAAGCACTTTATTTTATCAATTCAAAGAAATGGTATTGATGGACTGAGGGCACTTTTGTCTCAAAAAAATAGTTCAGGTGTAGTACGTGTTACAGCATCAAAATCTATAATTCAGAAGGTGTATGATTTTTGTTATGTGAAATGAAGAGTAAATTGTTTTAGATTCCATATGAATCTAATTATACATTGTAGAATCTAAATGATACAATTATAGTGAATGCTACTAGAGATTAACAGAAATTTCAATCTACAGGCATACTATGTCTTGCTCCTGTAACCATGCTTCTATTATATCAATAAGCAATAATTGTTATTATCAAAGAAACTCATTTCTTATGATGCCAAATCTTTGACCTTATGGCGAATCAGgtcaatataaataatataaagattGAAAAATACTACATTGCACCATAAATGTTAAAGTTAATGTTTGTTTGTGAGCTAAATATTTGGATAAGAGTTTAGAAAATTTTGAGTGGTCCTGTAGTCTACTACACATCCCTTATTTTTAGCAATTTGATTGATCTGTCCATGCTGAATGTCAGGAAATAGAATTTTTAGTAGTaaaattttttgtattttataatgtTATCTATTATAGTTCTTAAATAATATGAAGGATTTAAAGTCAAAGGTGACATTTTGTTTTACCACAGTAAGAATGATCATATTGTGTACCACACATATGTTGTGTGATCCATATTAGACTAGTGAATGTAATTTGTTAgacaagattgattgattgttggttgttagACAAGAAAAAGACCACTTAAACTTATAtctactgtatata
Encoded here:
- the LOC143079445 gene encoding uncharacterized protein LOC143079445, translated to MMYNLFCMEISEKTVDCFIFIGMLHVGLGETQLNNLLASVNLHYLSVSGLKTREEEVGAALESYAEESMTKYLNMESNLQENTHDSDDNEENKGIAVSTDTCWQKKGSGKSYNSLSGCASLIGQKTGKVLNVKIKSKNCRTCDVAKRKGIVPKNHKCSKNHTGSSKGMEPALVVDMIRDVIDKGVNIKEIAGDDDTTGFQRAQNVLKIKLKKRSDKNHIKKNISKQLYAIKKNYKELSQRVINYIMQNFSYMVAQNKKNTEGVTTGLKAMVGHIFGDHSFCNTKWCVFLENPLAKFSKLPYGKPLQNPELKKELDRIFIKKLSIQAEKLANLASTQTNENLNQILATKAPKYKHYSSSNSLSYRFSATVAQKNEGHRYVHEVHESMGLSPGNFTIKRATLMDKIRKKYSKLQKTRKYKRRRIELKSEKSNSNGIAEVLEGTTYESNIDIEDDITDQLEEIPTWKQITAEENFPIIVFDLETTGLSRQSDIVQIAAVTENETFSAYVMPSKKITPQASDITKLAFFDGQMYYDEVPVESSPPFEVFTNLIAFLSKFPFKPTLVGHNIKTFDCHILYNQLNKLKMWDEFCLYFNGFIDTRMLFRSEYPGRQSYKQCDLVSDFLGESYDAHNALYDCKSLFKLVQLHGNLASHFCKHTFDGMYPKYCQNDLSFKALVENKVMSKQLAKKAASTGLCKKHFILSIQRNGIDGLRALLSQKNSSGVVRVTASKSIIQKVYDFCYVK